The following are encoded in a window of Amycolatopsis lexingtonensis genomic DNA:
- a CDS encoding metallophosphoesterase produces the protein MSKSTYVVGDVHGHRDELAEALRAEGLVDDEDNWSGGEDQLWFLGDFVDRGPDGVGAIDLVMRLEAQAAEAGGLVQTLLGNHEILALGMYHFGDEPVPSDFGPRSFARSWEINGGLLSDQDRLTPEHIEWLAARPLAALAADHLLLHSDTLEYLDWGSTIEEINEAAGEILTGSDLEAWWDVWRRMTTRYAFRGPDGEENAQKLMDALGGSRIVHGHSVIADQLGIHPTQIEGPFLYAGGKALGVDGGLFVGGPCLVVKLPYEPES, from the coding sequence ATGAGCAAGTCCACCTACGTTGTGGGCGACGTGCACGGCCACCGTGACGAACTGGCCGAGGCACTGCGCGCCGAAGGCCTGGTCGACGACGAGGACAACTGGTCGGGGGGCGAGGACCAGCTGTGGTTCCTCGGCGACTTCGTCGACCGCGGGCCCGACGGCGTCGGCGCGATCGACCTGGTCATGCGGCTGGAGGCGCAGGCGGCCGAGGCAGGTGGCCTGGTGCAGACGCTGCTGGGCAACCACGAGATCCTCGCGCTGGGGATGTACCACTTCGGCGACGAGCCGGTGCCGTCCGACTTCGGCCCGCGCAGCTTCGCCCGCAGCTGGGAAATCAACGGCGGCCTGCTGTCGGACCAGGACCGGCTGACCCCGGAGCACATCGAGTGGCTGGCCGCGCGCCCGCTTGCCGCGCTCGCCGCCGACCACCTGCTGCTGCACTCGGACACGCTCGAGTACCTCGACTGGGGCTCCACGATCGAGGAGATCAACGAGGCCGCGGGCGAGATCCTCACGGGCTCGGACCTCGAGGCCTGGTGGGACGTCTGGCGCCGGATGACGACGCGCTACGCCTTCCGCGGCCCGGACGGCGAGGAGAACGCCCAGAAGCTGATGGACGCGCTCGGCGGGTCCCGGATCGTGCACGGGCACAGCGTCATCGCCGACCAGCTGGGGATCCACCCGACGCAGATCGAAGGGCCGTTCCTGTACGCCGGCGGCAAGGCGCTGGGCGTGGACGGCGGCCTGTTCGTCGGCGGGCCCTGCCTGGTGGTGAAGCTGCCCTACGAACCGGAGTCGTGA
- a CDS encoding YccF domain-containing protein encodes MRVLLNIIWLVLCGFWMALGYLLAGVICCILIVTIPFGLASFRIANYALWPFGRTVVDRPDAGAASCLGNVIWFVFAGLWLALGHVFTGVALCLTIVGIPLGVANFKMIPVSLMPLGKEIVDLP; translated from the coding sequence ATGCGCGTCCTGCTGAACATCATCTGGCTCGTCCTGTGCGGCTTCTGGATGGCGCTGGGCTACCTGCTCGCCGGCGTGATCTGCTGCATCCTGATCGTCACCATCCCGTTCGGGCTGGCGTCGTTCCGGATCGCGAACTACGCGCTCTGGCCGTTCGGGCGCACGGTCGTCGACCGGCCGGACGCGGGCGCCGCGTCGTGCCTCGGCAACGTCATCTGGTTCGTCTTCGCCGGGTTGTGGCTGGCGCTCGGGCACGTCTTCACGGGCGTCGCGCTGTGCCTCACCATCGTCGGCATCCCGCTCGGCGTCGCGAACTTCAAGATGATCCCGGTGTCGCTGATGCCGCTCGGCAAGGAGATCGTCGACCTCCCCTGA